ataaaatgtgtataagatactttagagaaatatctaaatggatttaagtcaaatttatatttgaatTAGAGAACTAAAGtaaaattaatcatattttatttataaatccagttgcataatcattattcaagttaggatataaaccatgaaattccaaagCTAGTGACAtggtaaacattgttactaatgcgtagattacgtctttatgaatctaacacaacttgaatgggtcaaaacagaGATTCTATGGTTAAAACATGGTCAGTGGTAGTTTTGTAAATACTGAGATggattttcgaattaaaataaacaaAAACAGGTTTTGAATCTGCCcggggactgcgggttctatactAGAAAAGGTCATGGGGCTAAACGCAAATGCAGCAGTGGCTGACTACTGGGGTCCACTGGTGGTGAGGTGGCACGAGCTGGTTGCCCGGGTGCGGTGGACGAAGGGGTATGTGGGGGTGCTCGATCAAATCTGAGCCATGAGTTTCAGGATGAGCGGCTGTGGAGGGTTGGGGTGTTCTCCTAGCCAAAACAGAGACCTggcgcggtggcgccatggctgaGGAGCTCAGCTCCTCGCCGCAATGGTGATTCCGGCCTCTGATGGCTATGCGAATGGTACGAGGATGAAATTCTCGAGCTCACGAACGCGTCTAGGGCACTGGTGAAGGTGGATGCGTAGGGTTTGTAGGCTGGAACAGCGACAGGCGGGGAGAAACTCCATGGCTGGCGGCGAGCACATCGCCGATGAGATATGAACGGGGCTAGAGACCATGGTTGTCCGAAATAAAAGCACCGGGAGAAAGAGGGCGGAACGGAAAACTCACCAAGGGCTTCTTGATGATGGGGAATCGAATGGAGAGGGCGTGGGGCTCGGCAGGCCACAGCAGCTACCTACAAGCGTTCGGCAGCAGCGGGTAAACAACGGAGAGCAGAAGAGAAAGAGGAAAAGGCGTCGGCATCTTCCTCACCTCGAGGCGGAGCCCGATAGTGGGTCGCAAGCGGCGACGAAGCGGCAGACAACGTCGATGACGGCGGCAGCCTTTCTCTGCTCGTCGGCGAGATCCAAAAAGCAACGGCACTAGGTGAAGCTAGGGCTTAGGGCAGCACGTAGATGCAAAATAGGAGCGCGGAGGTGGTCCTCGGGTTTTATAGGGGCGCTGGGCATGGGGAGCACGCCGTATCCTGAAGGAATCTGGCGCGGCGACGGATTCCATCCTGGGCAAGTCCCGCTCGTCCACGGCTTGAGGTAAGGGACGACACCGACACGTGGGCTCGGTGTGTCGGTGAGGAAAGGTTTGGGACCAAGTGGACAAAGAGAGCACGCGGGAGGGCGCGGAGCTAGGCTTCTCCTCCTAGGCCGATTCGTCCTCTAGGCCTGCTGGGCTACCACCAGAGGGAGAGAGGTGAAGGCTGAGAGAGGGGACTGTGCCTCCGGGCCGATAGGGGAGAAGGAGagggtttctttttttttatttcaaagctATTTCGAAACTATTTTCAAAGTGAATTCAAACCATTTTGTACTTTGATCAAAACCACTCACTTCAATAaaccaaatgcaagggcatgaaTGCTCAGACATGTATCTACATCCTATGATGAATCTCAATTtaacaaaaaatattatttttcctatgtttcacgagcacaaaaatacaaaattaaatcaatttagctctatttccaaacaagcaaattttagggtgttacaccaaacGACACGGGGTTTGTTACATTGGAAAGTAGGCTTGATaatctttccaaaaagtcctcatggacCTCCAAATCTTTAGGGAATCAAGAGTTATGACTGTTTCTTTCTGCTAGTCTGTGCCGTCAGCAAGGTGGTGTGCTGGTTCAGCTTCCGTAAACCAACTTCTCTCCTTTGCTCCAGCGGTAGCTCCTTCTTGTGTCAACCTTACTAAGACATATATAGAGTATTTAGGTAGTATAACATTCTCAAATATATCAAAGATAATTTCAGTTAGGAATGAATTCACCTTCTCTTGTAGTTTCTTCACACAACTCTATGTGAGTGGTCCTTGATTTGTATGTTCTATATTGTATAGTGAATGGTTAACACTTGAGGTAGCATGCATGGTTGGGATGTTCTCATCAACTAGTCCATGTGCCCACAATACTGGTTTTGTTTGGTTTTGTACGACAATAGAAATCTTTTTTGTAGTTTTCTCCTCTGAAGCCCGGTTCTCATTCAGTTTTCTGCATACGGCGGTGGGAAGAAATCTACACGTGCAAGTTTGTGAGCACAATCAACCTCCCAGGGTTGATTCCCCCCTCTAGAAGGGGccaaaagagaagaagagaagagaATATTCCCTAGATGCAAGAAGAGCATCTCCACTTCTCCAAGTCACCTTCGAGCTATAAATAGGACCCCTCACTCTCACTTAAAGAGGGGCACCTTGTACCAACActtcctctagctcttgagtggTGTCCTTCTGGATGATGCCCCCATCTAATTGCAGTCTTTTTTGCGACTCATCTAATTGTAGTCGTAGAAGAAGAAATTGGGAGAGAGGAAAAGTGAGAGTGTTAGGGAGAAGCCGAAGTTATCAGCTTCTCCACCACTTTATACCTCAACAGATGCAACTCAATTTTGAGTGACATCTGTGTCTTGCATGGTAATTCCGTGTAACTTCCCAGCCCATTAGTAGACTGAAGTAATTGACCCATGTGTGGTTGTGGTTGGTGGGTTTAATACCACCTTGGAAATTTAGGAGTGCGATGGTCATCTTATAATCCTTGTCATTCCAAATGTAGCACCTTTAGGTTAACCCTTTATACACAAAGTGAGGATGAAAGtgtaagaaaggtactttgcatATGTGAGCCCATTACATGTGAGGAGCTAGACCATAAGCAGATTTTGGACGCGGGCTGTTACACTCTAGTTCCTCTGATTAACTGAGCATTCAActctcactactacacaaaacatACTGGAGGCGGGCATCACAACCACCTCGGTCCAAAGGTCGCTATAAATCACTTTTTTATCTAGGCGGTTGTAGTGCCTACCtcggtaaatcaaataaaaagaacaaaaaaaacaaaaatccaTGGACAAGCCCACTGAACCCATCCATGGGCCAGTCGAGCCTATCTACGGGCCGCCGCGGCTGTAGCTCGCTGGATCTACGCGCCATCGTAGCCGCCCGCCAGATCTAGGCACTCGCCACCGGATCCGGGCACCTACTCGCGGGGGCCGTTGGTTGAACCACTAGGACCGCTACTCCTCGCCGTAGCTTCGCTATCGGGACCGTTgcttgagggagagggagggctgGATCCGCCTCCAGGGGAGCCGCTACAGGGTCCTCACCGCCGGGACGCACAGTGCCACCGCCTCCATGCTAGAGCCGCCACTGGCCGCGCAAGCGTGAGCATCGCGAGCAGCTCGAGCGCTAATGGCCACGCGAGTGCGAGCGGCACGAGCTGCTTGAGCGCCACCGGCCGCGCGAGTGCAAGCGGCGTGAGCTGCTCGAGCGCCACCGGCCACGTGAGCACGAGCGCTgacaagggagggagggagggagagagagagtggagggagTAAAGGAGGGAGGGAGTGAGGCGTGCCGTGCGACAAGGGAGGGAGGCGTGCCGGTCCATTGCGCCACTGCGTGGGGGCGTGAGAGAGAGCTGAGAGAGTGAGGGGCTGGTGGAGAAACCCTAACTCCTCAATTTATATAAGCCCGGTAGAGAGTTGGATTGAGCTTTGGCTGGGCCTCGGGAATATTTATGGAGGTAGGCTTTTTAAGAGGCCCGCCTCCGAAAATGGCCTCCATTGTTGGAGGCGTACCTGTTAAAAGGTCCGCCACCGTAAATCGATTTACTAAGACGACCGcatctgaaaatagaccatttaagacaaccgcctccgtaaatccatTGACGGAGGCGGACATTTTCCAGCCGTCTCCGTAAATGAAAAACGACCGCCTCTATTAATCAcaggcattaaccgaggcagttgaATTTTGTAAATGCCTCGATTAATGTTTGGGCAGTGCCTCGCAAaattatttttgtagtagtgtcttACTTAAGTTGTTTACAATTTTCTCGTCCACTgctaagtatttactttgagtggTTAGTTCTATTCTTTAAAACTTATGGCCAGACTTGCCTCTTCCCTTTCTCATCACTCAAAGTAAACAATGCGAGGGGTGTTACACTCCAGTTCCTCTGATTAATAGAGCATTCAACTCTTCCTTAAGTTGTTTACAATTTTCTCATCCACTGCTTAGTATTTACTTTGTTTACAATTTTCTCGTCCACTGCTTAGTATTTACTTTGAGTGGCCAGACTTGCCTCTTCCCTTTCTCATCCCTCAAAGTAAATAATGCGAGTAAGCTTTGATCTGCTTGGTTCAATAGAAAAACTAGCGTTATCCTTCAAGTACCCTCTCTACCAACCTATCCATTTTATCTCTTCTTTCTTTGTTATCATTAACCTGAAGGAATTAGTTTAGATTTAGAAATCAATACCTTAGAATACTCCTGAGTGAAAGCTATATTGGTATCCGTACGTTTACAGATTTGTCTATTTGGCTAAAGTGTACAGACACTCACTAATTGGGAAGGTGAAACACTGATTATATGCCAATAGGGAGTCCATTATTACTTAGGAGAAGTGCTCTAATGCTTTCCTGACCAAATATTTCCCACTGGACAAGACCAAGACCCTTCTGAATCAGATTCATTGCTTCCAAGTTCATCACTGATGAATTGATTTTTGAAGCATGTGAGCACTTCCAAGAATATATCTAGGCATGTTCCaatcatgggatggaagattggCTCATCATTTAGAATTTCTTTCGTGTGACCATACTGTCCAAAATCAtctatgaaagcatctaggcccttagttgggtttcagtgattaatgacgacacgagattactataactaacgtgtgttttcaTGCCCCTGACGATGAAAattgtcatggtaatggaaatttgagttaggtcatggtaatgaaaattgattgggcaatcatggttgtcatgcccctgacgatgaaaatcgtttcagttttcaaaggatggatgacaaggttaaggacgaactAGTTCTATGTGTCGTTTGGTAtcggagagacacttagagtagtttaggactgtgtttttcctttggccgtactattaaggggggtatggactagcaGCTTGACCTAGGTGGGTCTAgttggttaggtgtggtgcacacttgtcaaacctaacACTAGGTAGcccaggaatagccctaagatcaattggagtaaacttcattcacataggattttgagttgaaagtgaatggagggtcaaatgattgaccggacactgggctggttgtgaccggacgctagagggtgagtccggtcagttcatttgatcaactgcagtcgtctggtactgaccagacgctaagtGGAGGTGCTGATAGGACGCTGGGtacctacgtccggtcaactctagagaggttctggAGAGGtgttttcgtgaccggacgcttccgatgggtgacgaccggacgctggtcagaatctggtaactgaccggatgctgaacagtgaagtgaccgaactctgggtgccagcgtccggtcaacatcagtaaggttccggAGAgggtttttcttgaccggacgcatccggtcagtgctgaccagacgctggtcagagtccagtCAGAGCCTAACGGCTCTCTctggcacagtggcgggtataactgaccgaagcgtccggtcaccctgaccggagcgtccggtcaccccgcagagtgatgactcagcctccaaacgttatgttttgaatgagggggtataaatacttactccactcgtccaagggaggtctcttgacCAATtattcagctaagaaacacctttggagtgcaagggagagtaagagcctagtgaggtgattgagatttgagaatccaagattaagggcctcattagtgcatagagagtagcaagtgtacatccacccttctcattaggcttggcttggtcaagtgagagtttgtgcttgttactcttggtgatagccatcacctagacggctcggtggtgattgggagcttggtgatcatccgacggagcttgtggaggacctaactcaagttgtgagcggttgtgggcgattcatcgcgacggagtgttaaagaatcatctcgtagagagcacttgatccttgcacggatcaaggaggagctacacccttgcgcgggtgctccaacgaggactagtggggagtgacgactctccgatacctcagaaaaatatcgccgcgttcctttccctctctttactttgagcatttatatttgagcaattcatttcatgtctttacattcctagaattaccatgctagagtaggattggaacctatggtgcaaaacttttatgcgtgagaacaatagaaacacattctagatacaaggggtgaagtgggctaagtgtagggcttaattattgcaaagaatttagaattaacccaattcacctccctcttaggtatcttgatcctttcaatctaGATCAAGCATCTGGAAGAGCATTTGTCTCTCTGAAAATTATGGAAGCTCATCAGCTTATTGAGAAAATGGTTACTAACCATGGCTAGAAGGAAGAACGCCTTCCAAGCTGCCCACCCCGTGGAGTTGACCAAGTGGATGGACtcgacatgatggactcgacaTGTTGATGTTGGCTGCCAAGATAGATATATTGATGAAGAAGTTTGGAGACTTTGCTCAAGTTGTCACCCAAATCATGGATGCCCACATGACTTGCGAAGTCTAGGGCGAAACTAGCCATTCGGGCAACAAATGCACATAAACTGAGCTTAATGACTCATGTACTAATGATATTATAAAATATCTAAAGTTTATATTAGCACCCATTACATATAATTTATATAAGTTGTTATTTAGATAAATTTTATACATTTTAACTAAAATGTTTGATGACATTAACAGTTTAATTGTAAGAACTCTATTTTTTATATGAAAAAGTATTACTGCATATAGAGTTCGTTGAATAGAAAGTTTAAACAACTTGAGAAGTGGGAGAGGTTAGAGCAGAACAAACATGGTTATATGTATCTGGCCTTTGATATTCCTTTGGAGCAAACATTGATTATAAGGCTTAAATATTAATATCCTCTTAAGGCTAGCACCGGTACCCTTGTAGTTCTCACTTTATGCTCAACCAATAATTTTAAGTGAACTGGTgtaggttttttttaaaaaaaaactattatGCCATTGTAGTACTTAAGAGTAGAGCATGTGCCTTATTTTTAGTAGAATACACAAGAAGAGTTAATCAAAGATACAATAAGCATAAGAGTTTCAAGTtaactttgaggacaaaaactctgCAACTAATAAGattaaaatttgaaaaatcaaAATCTAGATTTATGGCGTCTTAGGATATGGACTGCAACAAGAGCCAACAAAGTTAAGGTTTTAACTAAATGCAGATACATAGATACACCgtacaaaggaaaaaaaaaaagctaTGAATCAGCAATCGATAAGTTTATTACAACTAGATATAGATTACTCCTATTGTGTTTGAAAATGCATAAAGAGACACAAATGTGCAAATTAATATAAATAAGTTTTATATTATTCAAATATTTAAACAGTAACATGTAATGCTTATCTAAAATTCTAACCGGTGCAGAAACACGGGTTGATGTacaagtacatatatatatatatatatatatatatatatatatatatatatatatatatatatatatatatatatatatatacacaccgtAGTGGGAGACTAATTTGAGCGAGCTGCGAGCATGGTAGTGAACTTAGTAATTAAAAAAAATGTTCTTGTGTTTGATGCCAGGTTAGTAGTTACTGGTGACGGATGATGAGCTTTGGAGTGGCGTCTTCCTCCACCATCTTTTTGTAAATGTTGCCGATCCCCATGTGCGCCATGAGGAGCCACACCATGGTGATGAGCTCGCCGCCGCGGGCGAGCTGATGCAAGTGCGTGGTGCCCTTGCACTTGGCCGCCGCGTATGTCAGCATCTCCATCCACACGCAGGCCACCAACTTCCACATGTCCTCCTTAGAGTCCTTACTGAGCTTCCTGAGCTCCTTGGCAATGATGCAGGCCGGGAATAGCACCGACCTGCTGCGGCCGCCCTTGACCAGCTCCGGATCCACGTCCGTGCACGCGTGCAGCAGCGTCCTCCGGGCGTCTTCGTGGTCGGGCTCCCACATGGCCACCGACTCGAACAAGCGTCGTGCCTCCGCGCAGGTGTCCTGGTATGCCATCTGCCCGACGCCCGCCGACGCCGCAAGTATCTTGGGCTGCTTCACAAGCAGGTACAGCAGGTACTCCGACAGGGTCATGCTGATGGACATCCATTCGTTGTTGTTGGAGACTGTTCCCGATGGCGGTGAGTCGTAGAGGCAGAGGTCCGTCGCGATGTGCCACATTAGCAAGGACTCGTCGAAGTCCCGGTCGATGACGCTGTCCAACAGGATGTCCCAGTCGACGAtcgcctcttcttcttcttcttcttctatttCTGATCTTTTACTCACGGACTCCTCTGATCTATTACTCATGGACTCCCCGGCGGGGGCAGGGATCCTCTGCTTCATAGCACTGAGGGCCTTCTCCCCACGGTAGCTGCACGCCTTCCTCATCTCCTCCACGTCCTTGTGCCTGGCTTTCCTCATCTCCTCCACGTCCTTGTGCCTGGCTTTCGGAGATGCCTTGGCCGTAGCCTTGGACCCCCACACTTGCTCGCTTGGAACCGTGGATTGCCGAACCTGTTTGGCCGCGCCATTGAGCTTCGTGAAGACAAAATCGATCACGGGGATGGGGTCATCCTCCCTACCCCGGCTCTTCAGAGGCTCGCGCCTAACGAAGAAGATGTCGTCGAAGAtctccgccgcgcccgcgcctagCCTGTGGGCGGCCTTGCGTAGCGCCCGGATAGCCCGCGGGCTTCTCCACAGGTGGCGGCCTGCGACAGTGGCAGACGCCTCGTCGCCGTCGAGCTTGCCCAGGCAGTAGCTGATGAGGTTCAGCTGTGGCGTCCTTTCTGACCAGCGTGCCAGCTTCGGCTGCAGCGGCCTGATGCACTGCCCAAGGCAGTTTAGCAGGCCGGACCTTGACTTGTCGAGGAAGACTAGCGTCCAGTTTGAGCAGAAGATGAGCATGGCCAGAGCCGCCGCGTCAAGCGCCAGCGCACCGAGCAGCAGCGCGTAGGTGATGTCAGCATCTACACGCCGGATGCTGCCCTTGTCGAGGTGGAAGAAGGCGATGGCCGAGTAGGCGATGCAGCCAGAGCCGACAAGGCGGAGGATGCAGCCGAGCTTGGTGTGGGCGACGGGCTCCTTGGTGTGCACCATGTCGTACATGAAGTTGAGCTCCAGCTCGATCACCTGCACCGCGTAACTGGCTGTCATGCTGTCGCGGTCGAGGAAGAAGGCCTGGCTCGTTTCGCGCTCCCTGTGACCGAGATTGATATCGTAGCACACGCTCCGGAAGATGGTGAAGAGGTCGTAAGCCTGTTCCTCCGGCTTCATGTCGGCGTCCCTTAGCCGGGAGACCTCATACCTACTTTGGTATTGATGGAGCTGATGGGCTTCGCCATTGGCGGCGACGACCTCGACGCCCAGGCCGGCCTTTTTCCTGCCGCTGAACACGTTCATGAGCCTGGCGTAATTAGGGCCTGGATCAGGGGCGGGGAGGATGCTGGCGAAGATGCCGTCGACGCTACCGGAGTAGAGCGAGTAAGTGCGCTCGCCGTACTTGATGATGCCGGCCACGAGCATGACGACGGTGGCGGGGATCATGGGGTTCCCCTCAATGGAGCAGGAGAAGACA
This sequence is a window from Miscanthus floridulus cultivar M001 chromosome 10, ASM1932011v1, whole genome shotgun sequence. Protein-coding genes within it:
- the LOC136488443 gene encoding uncharacterized protein codes for the protein MGFNPPVPQGDSDWEIRVAVLLSLFFQVLLFLVGPTRKRTANPMVRFACWSCYLLADWVADLALGLLLNNLGNIGGNGSSSSSSSSLSSAGVKRGGGGGVATTAGSGSSSPGIFAFSTPFLLLHLGGQDTIAAYSMEDNQLWLRHLIGLLFQLFAACVVFSCSIEGNPMIPATVVMLVAGIIKYGERTYSLYSGSVDGIFASILPAPDPGPNYARLMNVFSGRKKAGLGVEVVAANGEAHQLHQYQSRYEVSRLRDADMKPEEQAYDLFTIFRSVCYDINLGHRERETSQAFFLDRDSMTASYAVQVIELELNFMYDMVHTKEPVAHTKLGCILRLVGSGCIAYSAIAFFHLDKGSIRRVDADITYALLLGALALDAAALAMLIFCSNWTLVFLDKSRSGLLNCLGQCIRPLQPKLARWSERTPQLNLISYCLGKLDGDEASATVAGRHLWRSPRAIRALRKAAHRLGAGAAEIFDDIFFVRREPLKSRGREDDPIPVIDFVFTKLNGAAKQVRQSTVPSEQVWGSKATAKASPKARHKDVEEMRKARHKDVEEMRKACSYRGEKALSAMKQRIPAPAGESMSNRSEESVSKRSEIEEEEEEEAIVDWDILLDSVIDRDFDESLLMWHIATDLCLYDSPPSGTVSNNNEWMSISMTLSEYLLYLLVKQPKILAASAGVGQMAYQDTCAEARRLFESVAMWEPDHEDARRTLLHACTDVDPELVKGGRSRSVLFPACIIAKELRKLSKDSKEDMWKLVACVWMEMLTYAAAKCKGTTHLHQLARGGELITMVWLLMAHMGIGNIYKKMVEEDATPKLIIRHQ